One window from the genome of Novipirellula caenicola encodes:
- a CDS encoding LamG-like jellyroll fold domain-containing protein yields MSNDTDREFANLLQLAIDGQIDPGQGQRLQELMRGNPERMNAWVDHFRLDSLLSNEIDRSSVVDLVDLVCPQNSTLDHVSPEVHQTKYRKHTESKAWWVVTAILAVSVLFMAFLFVTGRSLSPFASVATPTQPDTTIAILAQTSEDVWHGNVEPPLLLSPGRLQLESGLAEIRVYNGVTLYLEGPVDLDLNSLEHAHLRHGKLRARVAEQAEGFTVTTDAVRLVDRGTEFAISAGDDGRSQVHVFDGLVDLYPSGKASRDDTNRRPVSEGESVEVDPSFETRRTEFALDRFPSAQAMDQSVANRFERWKSWSTEFAKRPDLLVYYNFEEFGEKGNGRNTVIDLADANPINATVVGCEMLTGRWPQKKALGFYNPADRLRVRIPGRWPNLTMACWVRLDELRGVNQALLLTDSFDAWQPHWQIAKEGTLKLGIGQDTVEESRRMRSPSTPLNELAPLGRWMHLATVYNAERKTVDHYVNGNKAGSNGLPVAEPLHIGTAEIGNWLRPRQTGNEPIRNLDGRIDEFMLLRSALNAETIKEIYQAGR; encoded by the coding sequence ATGAGCAACGATACCGACCGCGAATTTGCCAACCTGCTTCAATTAGCAATCGATGGCCAGATCGATCCAGGCCAAGGTCAACGTTTGCAAGAATTGATGCGTGGTAACCCCGAACGAATGAACGCTTGGGTTGATCACTTTCGACTTGATTCGCTACTTAGCAACGAGATTGATCGGTCGTCGGTCGTCGACCTTGTCGATCTGGTTTGCCCGCAAAATTCGACTCTCGATCATGTTTCACCTGAGGTGCATCAGACGAAATACCGCAAGCACACTGAATCTAAAGCGTGGTGGGTCGTCACGGCGATTCTGGCTGTGTCCGTTCTGTTTATGGCATTCCTGTTCGTGACCGGCCGATCGTTATCACCATTTGCCAGCGTGGCGACACCCACACAACCGGACACCACGATCGCGATCCTTGCTCAAACGTCCGAGGATGTTTGGCACGGTAACGTCGAGCCACCGCTATTGCTGTCACCGGGCCGATTGCAGCTTGAATCGGGGTTGGCAGAGATCCGAGTTTACAACGGTGTGACACTGTATCTCGAAGGTCCCGTCGACTTGGATTTGAATTCACTTGAGCACGCCCATCTGCGACATGGAAAACTGCGAGCCCGTGTTGCCGAACAAGCCGAAGGATTCACCGTCACCACCGATGCCGTGCGACTCGTGGACCGAGGTACCGAGTTTGCCATTTCAGCAGGCGACGATGGACGATCTCAAGTCCATGTGTTTGATGGGCTGGTCGATCTTTATCCCAGTGGCAAAGCGTCACGCGACGACACGAACCGACGTCCCGTCAGTGAAGGCGAAAGCGTCGAAGTCGATCCATCGTTTGAAACTCGCCGAACCGAATTCGCTCTCGATCGGTTCCCGTCGGCCCAGGCGATGGATCAATCGGTTGCAAATCGTTTCGAGCGATGGAAGTCCTGGAGCACTGAATTTGCCAAACGTCCTGATTTATTGGTCTACTACAATTTCGAAGAGTTCGGCGAAAAGGGCAACGGTCGCAATACCGTGATTGATCTTGCGGACGCCAACCCTATCAATGCAACCGTGGTCGGTTGCGAAATGTTGACAGGACGTTGGCCTCAGAAAAAGGCACTTGGGTTCTACAATCCCGCCGACCGATTGCGGGTGCGGATCCCAGGTCGTTGGCCAAATTTGACGATGGCATGCTGGGTTCGGCTGGACGAATTACGCGGAGTCAATCAAGCACTCCTGCTGACCGATTCCTTTGATGCATGGCAGCCTCATTGGCAAATCGCCAAAGAGGGCACGTTGAAGCTTGGGATTGGGCAAGACACCGTCGAGGAATCGCGGCGGATGCGAAGCCCGTCGACACCGCTGAACGAACTCGCCCCGCTCGGACGCTGGATGCATCTGGCGACCGTTTACAACGCAGAGAGAAAAACCGTCGACCATTATGTCAACGGCAACAAGGCGGGATCCAATGGGTTGCCGGTCGCCGAACCGCTACACATCGGCACCGCGGAAATAGGCAACTGGTTACGTCCGCGACAAACCGGTAACGAACCGATCCGCAATCTGGACGGCCGCATCGATGAATTCATGTTGCTCCGCTCGGCACTGAACGCGGAAACGATCAAAGAAATTTACCAGGCCGGACGTTAG
- a CDS encoding sigma-70 family RNA polymerase sigma factor — MTSNDRNTTDASTEVVALIAQHQSRLRGFVRCLLAHDKDVDDLLQEVNVVLWQKADQFEIGTDFWAWASQVARFKVMNQVRKYSRDRLVFDESFMTELADLATERSRGFEDQQSALRHCMKQLPGPQRALIEMRYSSERSIGSIADELGRPEGSIRQTLYRIRGLLLQCIELNMPETSR, encoded by the coding sequence GTGACGTCAAACGACCGCAACACGACGGATGCATCGACAGAGGTGGTTGCATTGATTGCCCAGCACCAATCTCGGTTGCGGGGATTCGTGCGGTGTTTGCTTGCTCATGACAAAGACGTTGACGATTTGCTGCAAGAGGTGAACGTCGTGCTTTGGCAGAAGGCAGACCAATTCGAAATCGGAACCGATTTCTGGGCGTGGGCGAGTCAGGTAGCCAGATTCAAGGTGATGAACCAGGTTCGCAAGTATTCTCGCGACCGCTTGGTGTTTGACGAGTCGTTCATGACCGAGTTGGCGGATCTTGCCACCGAGCGGTCCAGGGGGTTCGAGGATCAACAATCCGCACTTCGGCACTGCATGAAACAATTGCCAGGGCCGCAACGGGCATTGATCGAGATGCGGTATTCAAGCGAGCGCTCGATCGGCAGCATCGCGGACGAATTGGGACGCCCCGAAGGATCGATTCGACAAACGTTGTACCGAATCCGCGGGCTGTTGCTGCAGTGTATCGAGTTGAACATGCCGGAGACTTCGCGATGA
- a CDS encoding DUF58 domain-containing protein: MIPDSLSNADAQLSLLELKCRRPVEHLLAGEYHSVFRGQGIEFEDVRRYQPGDDVRSMDWKVTARTGEPHIKRYIEQREQFLYLLVDVSASMIQSSGGRKRALITELCALLTMAAVRNNDRVSLILFTDRVEMVIPAGKGRSHALRIMDTMLNFEPTGRETAFKAVLSRFGHMARKHSVVFVISDFLASDYFDELRALAARHDLNAVNVLDTQTQLAASTELVHMQDTETGSQRYVDLKCTTQQTDEHPIALQEQMLQSGIGLMELGVDEDCVTALASYFQSRHRRVADETGG; this comes from the coding sequence ATGATTCCTGATTCGCTTTCCAACGCCGACGCTCAACTTTCCCTATTAGAATTGAAATGCCGTCGCCCAGTCGAACATCTGCTGGCGGGCGAATATCACTCGGTTTTCCGCGGCCAAGGAATTGAATTCGAGGATGTGCGGCGTTATCAGCCGGGCGACGATGTGCGATCAATGGACTGGAAGGTCACCGCACGGACGGGCGAACCGCACATCAAACGCTACATCGAACAGCGAGAGCAGTTTCTGTATTTGTTGGTCGACGTCTCAGCGTCGATGATCCAATCGAGCGGCGGTCGCAAACGCGCGCTGATCACCGAACTGTGTGCGCTGCTAACGATGGCCGCGGTGCGGAACAACGACCGCGTCAGTCTGATCCTGTTTACCGATCGTGTCGAAATGGTGATCCCGGCTGGAAAGGGTCGTTCGCATGCGTTGCGGATCATGGACACGATGCTGAACTTCGAGCCGACCGGTCGAGAAACCGCATTCAAGGCGGTGTTGAGCCGGTTTGGTCACATGGCACGAAAACACTCGGTAGTGTTCGTGATTTCGGATTTTTTGGCGTCGGACTACTTTGACGAACTCCGCGCATTGGCGGCCCGCCATGATCTGAATGCCGTCAATGTGCTTGATACGCAAACGCAGCTCGCCGCATCGACCGAGCTAGTCCACATGCAAGATACCGAGACGGGATCGCAGCGTTATGTCGACCTGAAGTGCACGACCCAGCAAACCGACGAACACCCTATCGCGCTGCAGGAACAAATGCTGCAAAGCGGTATTGGGTTGATGGAGCTGGGGGTGGACGAAGACTGTGTGACGGCATTGGCGAGCTATTTCCAGTCGCGGCATCGACGTGTTGCTGACGAGACGGGTGGCTAA
- a CDS encoding DUF1552 domain-containing protein, with product MIKQSISRRRCLAAAGATVALPFLESLSPGKTYAAGPPSLPPATAAPRLVCIGVSLSMYPGEWNPQQTGHNYVAPKLIEPLSDLRDTFTLISNADHPGVTGGHKGAPAFLSGVYKPERVGQSIVIRNQITLDQLAAKTLGANTRFQSLQLGAADVGVSDSLSWDDKGIPMPTMSDPLDIYEQLFVNDANPERTARSIKMGRSVLDLVNADAKMLHRELSKTDQACLDQYMTSVRDIETGIRRQLEWLKTPKPGVPASTDRATNYHENLDLILELTALALQTDSTRVISVALPGKGMPIEIGNTRVTDYHGQSHHGKDPDVIESLVQVERLHTQSLAKFLHRLQSTQTTEGTLLDCTQVLFGSGLGNASSHSNRDLPVLLAGGGFRHQGHIRLQEGTPLSNVFVTMLQQMGIETDSFAGSNGTVNEYITG from the coding sequence ATGATCAAGCAATCAATCAGTCGACGCCGTTGTCTGGCCGCTGCAGGCGCCACCGTAGCGTTGCCGTTTCTCGAGTCGCTATCGCCTGGCAAAACGTATGCCGCTGGACCACCATCGTTGCCACCTGCAACGGCAGCTCCTCGGCTTGTATGTATCGGTGTTTCGCTGAGCATGTATCCGGGCGAATGGAATCCGCAACAGACCGGACATAATTATGTCGCCCCGAAATTGATCGAGCCGTTGTCAGATTTGCGTGACACGTTCACCTTGATCTCCAACGCCGACCACCCAGGGGTTACCGGCGGTCACAAAGGAGCTCCGGCGTTTTTGTCGGGTGTCTACAAACCCGAACGCGTTGGCCAGTCGATTGTGATTCGCAATCAAATCACACTCGATCAATTGGCTGCCAAAACGCTCGGCGCCAACACGCGATTTCAATCGCTGCAATTGGGTGCCGCCGATGTGGGTGTCTCGGATTCGTTGTCGTGGGATGACAAAGGCATCCCGATGCCGACGATGTCCGACCCGCTGGACATTTACGAGCAGCTGTTTGTGAACGATGCCAATCCAGAACGAACGGCTCGATCGATCAAGATGGGGCGTAGCGTCTTGGATTTGGTCAATGCTGATGCCAAGATGCTTCACCGTGAATTGTCGAAAACCGACCAAGCGTGCTTGGATCAATACATGACGTCGGTGCGAGACATCGAAACGGGGATCCGTCGTCAACTGGAATGGCTAAAAACGCCCAAACCAGGTGTGCCCGCGAGTACCGATCGAGCCACCAACTACCACGAAAACTTGGACTTGATCCTGGAACTGACTGCGTTGGCGCTGCAAACCGATTCAACGCGGGTCATTTCCGTCGCCTTGCCAGGCAAAGGAATGCCAATCGAAATTGGCAACACGCGAGTCACCGATTACCACGGCCAATCGCATCACGGAAAAGATCCAGACGTCATCGAGAGCTTGGTCCAAGTTGAACGCTTGCATACTCAGTCGCTCGCCAAATTCCTTCACCGTCTGCAATCGACTCAGACCACTGAGGGAACGCTATTGGATTGTACGCAAGTTTTGTTCGGCAGCGGATTGGGCAACGCTAGCTCGCATTCCAATCGTGATCTGCCGGTGCTGCTGGCCGGTGGTGGGTTCCGACACCAAGGACATATCCGGCTTCAGGAAGGCACGCCGCTGAGCAACGTCTTTGTGACCATGCTGCAGCAAATGGGGATCGAAACCGACTCGTTTGCGGGCAGTAACGGGACAGTGAACGAATATATAACGGGGTAG
- a CDS encoding VWA domain-containing protein yields MSFAYPWLLLLLPVPAILAWRMRIARPSLPVPSLQLWQHTDRGRARYLWLLPLLRIISLMLLIVALARPQAGSTHTVQVSEGIAIELLVDVSSSMDMSIQLPDKKQNSRMQVAKELVERFIAGDGEKLKGREGDLLGLITFARYADTRSPLTFGHEALLQLVRDLEIQQRPNEDGTAYGDALAIAAARLRQLDDPDVRERRSFESEISSRVIILLTDGENNSGQHLPVEAAGLAKEWGCRVYCISLGDHAAQSISAPSSSAPLADPPLSEAERVLEHISHETGGIFRTAHDFESLLAVYSEVDQLERSRIVTRQYTRVAEWFGLPLVVSLSILIIALVLEATWLRTVP; encoded by the coding sequence ATGAGTTTCGCCTATCCCTGGCTGCTGCTGTTGTTGCCGGTTCCTGCGATATTGGCATGGCGGATGCGAATTGCGCGTCCTAGTTTGCCGGTCCCGTCGCTACAGCTTTGGCAACATACCGATCGCGGACGTGCTCGGTACCTTTGGCTGCTGCCGCTGCTTCGCATCATCTCGCTGATGCTCTTGATTGTGGCCCTGGCCAGACCGCAGGCGGGAAGCACGCACACGGTCCAGGTGTCCGAAGGAATCGCGATTGAGTTGTTGGTCGACGTCAGCAGCAGCATGGACATGAGCATCCAGCTGCCGGACAAAAAACAGAACAGCCGCATGCAGGTGGCCAAAGAATTGGTGGAACGCTTCATCGCGGGCGACGGCGAAAAATTGAAGGGACGCGAAGGTGATCTGTTGGGGCTGATCACGTTTGCAAGGTACGCCGACACACGTAGCCCGTTGACGTTTGGGCACGAAGCACTGCTGCAATTGGTTCGCGACCTCGAAATCCAACAGCGGCCCAACGAAGATGGCACCGCTTACGGCGACGCCTTGGCGATTGCCGCCGCCCGGCTACGACAACTCGATGACCCCGACGTTCGCGAGCGACGATCGTTCGAAAGTGAAATTTCCAGCCGTGTAATCATCCTGCTGACCGACGGAGAGAACAACTCGGGGCAACATTTGCCAGTCGAGGCCGCGGGATTGGCGAAAGAGTGGGGCTGCCGCGTCTACTGCATCAGCTTGGGAGACCACGCAGCGCAATCGATATCCGCGCCGTCGTCGTCCGCACCACTTGCGGATCCACCGCTTTCCGAAGCCGAACGCGTGCTCGAACACATCAGCCACGAAACGGGTGGCATTTTTCGCACCGCTCACGATTTCGAGTCATTGTTGGCGGTCTATTCCGAGGTGGATCAACTAGAGCGTTCCCGCATCGTGACTCGCCAATACACGCGAGTCGCCGAGTGGTTCGGGTTGCCATTGGTTGTTTCGCTATCGATATTGATCATTGCTCTTGTGCTCGAAGCCACGTGGTTACGGACGGTGCCATGA
- a CDS encoding vWA domain-containing protein, producing the protein MTFFTFQNPSMLGLLVMLLPVAWLLRRARRRRKTVIDAMGGDLGLRSRWRDRLCLAATLLLVLALARPGISPQRHSVSKSGRDVVFVLDVSQSMLAEDAYPSRLDAAKDAIRDALDHLQSERVALVVYAGSANILCPLTFDYDFVRYVLDQATPRTVDFGGTTLLSATEKCADSIFTEQRNGMQDLIVLTDGEEHGSHNQRIAKLLNEHAAGLLLVGIGDTAAGSRIPITGDEGATEYLKHDGQFVTTRLNESGLRELARLASGATYVSAGTSAFDLAGLYWQYASEKPIADVGGSDTYVTYQELGFPLMGLALAMLLIAEWQHRSHRRRRTQFPVQQIAALLFTAAISVVTTPSLSAEETGVASQFAEAVRLQSAGRTADAMEIYDAIDSSIVAGQISAQQTAALRFNQGLCYLDLAANDADAEPRSALSNVEQAQTCFLDACRMSPEFKRARMRLDPTANWITQLQQQIEQEDERQQKLQEQLQNLIELLQELQQKQTALRDKVPSRQDPGRRKPAVAQPPEGEPETAAEDGKQFSQQQRQLHQEGIAIDAAMQKLDQAMSQSVPSEDTQPLSVLEEPLRLMKQAITAQDLAVEPLRQWSRWANARDLQQIAIRKIQEILDLLASDSSEDSDEGDWDDEESYEDMMESSESDEAMMSSMQGEGEFASGGEMQPLPVPNYSVEDILMQEQGSLQFRQQQRAKSNQGKVEKDW; encoded by the coding sequence ATGACATTCTTTACGTTTCAAAACCCGAGCATGCTTGGACTGCTGGTGATGCTGTTGCCGGTGGCGTGGTTGCTTCGCCGTGCGCGGCGTCGCCGAAAGACGGTCATCGATGCGATGGGCGGCGATCTTGGCCTGCGATCAAGATGGCGTGACCGACTTTGCTTGGCGGCAACGCTGCTGTTGGTCCTGGCGTTAGCGCGTCCTGGGATTTCGCCGCAGCGACATTCGGTGTCCAAGAGCGGTCGTGACGTGGTGTTTGTGCTCGATGTCTCGCAAAGCATGCTGGCCGAGGACGCTTATCCGTCGCGATTGGATGCCGCCAAAGACGCGATCCGTGACGCGCTGGACCACTTGCAATCCGAACGAGTGGCGTTGGTCGTGTACGCGGGCAGTGCCAACATTCTCTGTCCGCTAACGTTCGATTACGACTTTGTGCGATACGTGTTGGATCAAGCCACTCCGCGAACCGTCGATTTCGGCGGCACCACCTTACTATCCGCCACCGAGAAGTGTGCCGACAGCATCTTTACCGAGCAGCGCAACGGAATGCAGGATTTGATCGTCCTGACCGATGGCGAAGAACATGGGTCGCACAATCAGCGGATCGCCAAACTGCTAAACGAGCACGCGGCGGGACTGTTGTTGGTTGGCATTGGCGACACGGCGGCGGGTTCACGCATTCCCATCACAGGCGACGAGGGCGCGACGGAGTACTTGAAACACGACGGACAATTTGTCACGACGCGATTGAACGAAAGCGGACTGCGAGAGCTTGCTCGTTTGGCGAGCGGTGCCACCTACGTCTCGGCAGGAACGTCGGCATTTGATCTGGCTGGTCTGTATTGGCAATACGCGAGCGAGAAACCCATCGCCGATGTCGGCGGAAGCGACACCTACGTTACCTATCAAGAGCTTGGATTCCCGCTGATGGGGCTGGCGTTAGCGATGTTATTGATCGCCGAGTGGCAGCATCGTTCGCACAGACGCAGACGCACACAATTTCCAGTGCAGCAGATTGCTGCATTGCTTTTCACCGCCGCCATCAGCGTCGTAACAACGCCATCATTGTCGGCCGAGGAAACCGGCGTGGCGTCGCAATTTGCCGAGGCCGTACGGTTACAATCCGCAGGCCGGACGGCGGATGCGATGGAGATTTATGACGCGATCGATTCGAGCATCGTAGCCGGACAGATCTCGGCCCAGCAAACCGCGGCACTGCGATTCAACCAAGGGCTGTGTTACTTGGATCTAGCCGCCAACGACGCGGATGCGGAACCGAGATCCGCCTTGTCGAACGTCGAGCAAGCCCAGACCTGTTTTCTGGATGCATGTCGGATGTCACCCGAGTTCAAGCGTGCGAGGATGCGACTCGATCCGACCGCAAACTGGATCACTCAGCTGCAACAGCAAATCGAACAAGAGGATGAGCGTCAGCAGAAACTGCAGGAACAACTTCAAAATTTGATCGAGCTGCTTCAGGAACTGCAACAAAAACAAACGGCCTTGCGTGACAAAGTTCCCAGCCGACAGGACCCAGGGCGTCGCAAACCGGCGGTTGCCCAACCGCCGGAAGGCGAACCGGAAACGGCGGCCGAGGATGGCAAACAATTCTCGCAACAGCAGCGGCAATTGCATCAAGAAGGAATTGCGATCGACGCGGCCATGCAGAAACTTGACCAAGCGATGTCGCAATCGGTTCCGTCCGAAGACACGCAACCGCTAAGCGTATTGGAAGAGCCGCTGAGGCTGATGAAACAAGCGATCACGGCCCAAGACTTAGCGGTCGAACCGCTACGGCAATGGAGCCGCTGGGCGAATGCTCGCGACCTGCAACAGATCGCCATTCGCAAGATCCAGGAGATCCTGGACCTATTGGCCAGCGACAGTTCCGAAGACTCGGACGAAGGCGACTGGGACGATGAAGAGTCCTACGAAGACATGATGGAATCGAGTGAGTCCGACGAAGCGATGATGTCGTCGATGCAAGGGGAAGGCGAATTTGCCAGCGGCGGAGAAATGCAACCGTTGCCGGTCCCCAACTATTCGGTGGAAGACATTTTGATGCAAGAGCAGGGCAGTCTGCAATTTCGCCAACAACAGCGAGCCAAGAGCAACCAAGGCAAAGTGGAGAAAGATTGGTGA
- a CDS encoding sulfatase: MDLLRRFSKSSRIWATLLSFACVSTALANERPNIIFLMSDDQSFYSLGCYGNEDVKTPNLDQLAAEGMVFDNHYDTTAICMASRASVMTGMLEYKTGCNFDHGPMTRDKWQQSYPMLLRANGYRTAFAGKFGFEVVDTPESKKLQLPSDDFDVWGGGPGQTSYNTRQNKSMAKYADEYPHSTLSYGAFGRDFVRDSAAKEQPFCLSISFKAPHMPATPDPRFDDVYAGKTFKKPANFGREHGTHFSKQSQQGRQYERFHSWHYSDDYDNVMAKYHQQIYAIDVAVGMIRDALEEHGASDNTVIFYTSDNGFLCGSHGYGSKVLPYEEASRVPLIVYDPRHPNRGKQLRTDSLTGNIDFAPTILAMAGITPPRNMDGRSLIPILDDPATDIHTSLPLINVWGTPATQSLAIVTKDMKYIYWGYAGDGFSPTEELYHTRKDPLELVNLAKNPEYSEAMKSMRAGYDQAVEKWKQDAVPYNRYQEYGVIFDRHAPWAEKAKRLQRGRSRE, encoded by the coding sequence ATGGATCTCCTTCGACGGTTCTCGAAATCATCTCGCATTTGGGCCACTTTGTTGTCGTTTGCGTGCGTCTCTACCGCGCTGGCCAATGAACGCCCCAATATCATTTTCCTGATGTCCGATGATCAGAGCTTTTACTCGCTTGGCTGCTACGGCAACGAGGATGTGAAAACGCCCAATCTTGACCAATTGGCCGCCGAGGGGATGGTGTTCGACAATCACTACGATACGACCGCGATCTGTATGGCCAGTCGTGCGAGTGTAATGACAGGGATGCTGGAATACAAAACGGGCTGCAATTTTGATCACGGCCCGATGACGCGGGACAAGTGGCAGCAGAGCTACCCCATGCTGCTTCGCGCCAACGGTTATCGCACCGCGTTCGCAGGTAAATTCGGATTCGAAGTCGTCGATACGCCGGAGTCCAAGAAGTTGCAACTTCCCAGCGACGACTTCGACGTGTGGGGCGGCGGCCCCGGGCAAACGAGCTACAACACCCGGCAAAACAAATCGATGGCGAAGTATGCCGACGAGTATCCGCACTCGACGTTGTCCTACGGCGCCTTCGGTCGCGACTTTGTTCGTGATTCGGCTGCGAAGGAGCAACCGTTTTGCTTGTCGATCAGCTTCAAAGCACCGCACATGCCGGCGACACCGGATCCTCGATTTGATGATGTCTATGCCGGAAAGACATTCAAAAAACCGGCGAACTTCGGTCGCGAACACGGCACGCACTTTTCCAAACAGAGTCAACAAGGACGTCAATACGAGCGGTTTCATTCGTGGCACTACTCGGACGATTACGACAATGTGATGGCAAAGTACCATCAACAAATCTACGCCATCGACGTTGCGGTCGGGATGATTCGGGATGCGTTAGAAGAGCATGGTGCCAGTGACAATACCGTGATTTTCTACACTTCGGATAACGGTTTTTTGTGTGGCTCGCATGGTTATGGTTCCAAGGTGCTGCCGTACGAAGAAGCATCACGCGTGCCATTGATCGTTTACGATCCTCGCCATCCCAACCGTGGGAAACAGTTGCGAACCGATTCGTTGACGGGCAATATCGATTTTGCGCCGACCATTCTTGCAATGGCCGGCATCACGCCGCCCCGCAACATGGATGGACGCAGTCTGATCCCGATCCTTGATGATCCGGCCACCGACATCCACACCTCTCTGCCGCTGATCAACGTGTGGGGGACGCCCGCAACTCAATCGCTTGCGATCGTGACCAAAGACATGAAGTACATTTACTGGGGTTACGCCGGAGACGGATTCTCGCCGACCGAGGAACTTTATCACACGCGAAAGGATCCGCTGGAATTGGTCAACTTGGCCAAGAACCCCGAGTACAGCGAAGCGATGAAATCAATGCGGGCCGGTTATGACCAAGCGGTGGAAAAGTGGAAGCAGGATGCGGTACCCTACAATCGCTATCAAGAGTACGGCGTGATCTTCGACCGCCACGCCCCCTGGGCCGAAAAGGCAAAACGTTTGCAAAGAGGCAGGTCGCGGGAGTAA
- a CDS encoding MoxR family ATPase translates to MTTQSTETSEKLDQIKSEIAKHVVGQQPLIDRLMLALLCNGHVLLEGVPGIAKTLTVNCLAKAIDADFSRIQFTPDLLPGDLTGTLVYDPRHHVFTPEKGPVFANLLLADEINRAPAKVQSALLEAMQEKQVTLGKETFDLPSPFLVLATQNPIEQEGTYALPEAQVDRFMFKLKVGYPSMDEELVIMQRMAKTRSEVNIQPVLSLDELMQMRSTLDATFLDEKIERYIIRLVDCTRHPAKYGLDIERYVRFGASPRASIYLSLAARGNAMMQRRDYTVPQDVKDVAHDVLRHRLAISYRAEAESITSDDLLDQMLSTVPVVES, encoded by the coding sequence TTGACGACACAATCGACAGAAACCAGCGAAAAGCTGGACCAGATAAAAAGCGAAATCGCCAAACATGTCGTCGGCCAGCAGCCGCTGATCGACCGGTTGATGTTGGCGCTGTTGTGCAATGGGCATGTGTTGTTAGAGGGAGTGCCTGGGATCGCCAAGACGTTGACGGTCAATTGTTTGGCCAAGGCGATCGACGCAGACTTTAGCCGCATCCAGTTCACTCCCGACCTGTTGCCGGGCGATCTCACCGGCACGTTGGTGTACGACCCGCGGCATCATGTCTTTACGCCTGAGAAAGGACCTGTGTTCGCCAACTTGCTACTGGCCGATGAAATCAACCGGGCGCCGGCCAAGGTACAATCGGCGCTGCTCGAAGCGATGCAGGAAAAACAAGTCACGCTGGGCAAAGAGACCTTTGATCTGCCGTCGCCGTTTCTCGTCTTGGCGACGCAGAATCCGATCGAGCAAGAGGGGACCTACGCGCTTCCTGAAGCCCAGGTCGATCGGTTTATGTTCAAGTTAAAAGTGGGCTACCCCAGCATGGACGAAGAACTCGTAATCATGCAGCGGATGGCAAAGACTCGTTCCGAGGTGAACATCCAACCGGTGCTATCGCTTGATGAATTGATGCAGATGCGAAGCACGCTCGATGCGACGTTTTTGGACGAAAAGATCGAACGTTACATCATTCGCCTGGTGGACTGTACACGTCATCCAGCAAAGTACGGACTGGATATCGAGCGTTATGTCCGATTCGGAGCGTCTCCACGCGCATCGATCTACCTGTCATTAGCCGCCCGCGGAAACGCGATGATGCAGCGGCGTGACTACACCGTCCCTCAAGATGTGAAGGACGTCGCCCATGATGTTTTGCGACATCGGTTGGCGATCTCGTATCGTGCGGAAGCCGAGTCGATCACGTCCGATGATTTGCTGGACCAAATGTTGTCAACGGTGCCGGTTGTCGAGTCATGA
- the tnpA gene encoding IS200/IS605 family transposase, producing the protein MPQSLSQVWIRLVFSTKERRPFLKDEPFREEMFRMLSHHVKESKCVNACVGGHIDHVHLLIGLSRTISIAKLVENIKTETSKWAKTAVGGTSRFSWQSGYGVFSVSHSERGEVDEYIRNQNKHHDQLSFHDEFRAICKRHDIEIDERYVWD; encoded by the coding sequence ATGCCTCAATCACTTTCGCAAGTTTGGATCCGTCTCGTTTTCTCAACCAAAGAACGTCGACCGTTTCTAAAGGACGAACCGTTCCGCGAAGAAATGTTTCGCATGCTCTCCCACCACGTCAAAGAATCAAAATGCGTGAATGCTTGCGTGGGAGGACACATCGACCATGTTCATCTTCTGATTGGGCTTTCAAGAACCATCAGTATTGCGAAACTCGTCGAGAACATCAAAACCGAAACATCCAAGTGGGCGAAAACCGCCGTGGGTGGGACTTCAAGGTTCTCTTGGCAATCAGGCTATGGCGTTTTTTCAGTCAGCCACTCCGAACGTGGTGAGGTTGACGAATACATACGCAACCAAAACAAACATCACGACCAGCTGTCGTTCCATGATGAATTTCGGGCGATTTGTAAACGGCATGATATAGAAATCGACGAACGATATGTGTGGGATTGA